AGACtgattattttcatttgatgCTTAATGAAGATGATATACAAACTTTATCAAAAAAGTATGAGGGTCATAtgcttaaaaatattttaaataataatcattGTGGATTTAAAGCACAAACAAGAGAAGAatgtttaataaaattatttaaaaaacatcaattaaattatataattagaaAACAACCGTATGTAATCGAAAAcgaggaaataaaaaaaaaatatataccaAATTGTGATGAATTAATAaagttaaataatattaaaataaatgaaaaaaaaaaagaacaaaaagaTAAATCAAACAAAGAAGATGAAAAAGCAACAACAACTAACTTAACtcgtaataaaaaatatatatattcatttaaaaaaaaaaaaagaaaatgatactatttaaatattttcagtttttacaaatattcatgtatttattttttaaatagatgAAAATCATATATCTACATGGAATGGTGGAAAAACTGAAAAGTATTATTGGAATCAATcattaaatgaaattaatttaGAAGTTCTCTTAAATAAAGAAGTTAAGACTAACGAAATAAATGTTGAAATAAcaaatagaaatataaaaatttctcaCATGagtataaaagaaaaattttttttttaagaatttctaagaattttaaatatgtaaTATTCGCATTATGTAATAAATAagttttcttttctttttttttcttttttaagaTGAATTAAAGTTAGAGGGTAAGTTTTATGAAGAAGTTAATAAACAGGAATGCATGTGGAGCATCGaagataagaaaaaaataataatttttttagaaaaaaaaagagaaaattgGTGGCCATGTGTAATAAAAGGAGATCCTGAAATAgacacaaaaaaaatagaatcaaaaaagaatttaactGATTTTGATGAAAAAACACAAGGGGAAATAAGGAAATTTTTACATGAACaaaaattgtaattttttattttaaatgaaatattatattatattatatatttgtatatataatatccttttaataataattaaaagaaaaaagattaattttattataatttttgtgtttacatatttttatatattaaatttacttaaaataattattagtatttacttataagaaaattattttaaatatataaaaaaaaaaaaaaaaagaaaagagattaaattaaataagtttataataattaacttaaaaataaataataattattttttttttttttcttttttattcagaaaaaatgaaagaatgCAATCACCAGATGAAAtaagaaaacaaaatatattaaaaaatgcaTTAAATGGTAAAGGATCTCCATTTAAATAAGTTTTACGTTAAAATGCAAGtaattgaatttttattaaggtgttttaataaaaatattgaaagtatgtatatattatattaatatatgtaCGTATATATgttgtaataaaaatagaacgacttcacatatatataatttgtattaatataatttcagTTAAAGTATATTAGTAATCcatgaaaaataatgatttaaaaagatTTTATTTCAGAAGTAAtctaacaaaaattatataaaaaaatttcattaataatattacatatatatatatatatttttttttttgttatttttttaaaatactttaaatgatatatttctttatattcaATTCATAAGAGAACATAAGAATTctacattttattttcagtAATAAATTTACACAGAAAATTCAAATATAAGACtaaattttgttaaattttttagtaacaaaatattgaaatataGTTCTATGTTTACTACTATTATTTccatttattactttttgaaatttataaaagaaaaaaaaaattattcaataTCATTCTAAATGCATCAACTTAAATTAGTATGTAAAATAAgcatttcaaaaatattatatcaacattttttaaaaaacttGGGATATAATCTCAGAAAAATtgtacattaaaaaaaaaaacctaaTACTTTCTTGTAATTTTATGAATgcttataattatttattaattttttttttaattttctttttttttattttaataatcttaagagttaaaaaaattatcctAGTTACAAAATCTTTAATTATGTtaagaaaaaggaaataaataaatgataataaattttcCATTCCATTTAACCGcaaaacatatatttttctattaattttgTAATAGTAAGCACAAgacataatttattataaaataaacgaatactagaaaatataatgaattttacaagtatataaatataatattttaataaaattcaaCTATTTTGCTAATATTCTttcagtttttttttttcttatattctTATCTGAAATTACCTTAGATGATAACTTAATTAATATTcgcatattttaaatttatatatacttttaaataatttaatctatatgttaatttaaatataaaattaagaaataacGATTCTCcaaattttatttagtttataaataataccATACACATATAAATcccaatatatataataaattttttttttttaatagggAAAAACTATCATAtatacaatataaaaaatgaattatatctatatattCCACTTTAATGAAGtttcttttttctaaatgaacaataataaattaaaattatatttttgtatttacttgataattcttaaaaaaaaaaatgtttttatatcttttttttttatatgatttttttttattatccaAGATATAAGAAAAACTtcaaattctttaaaaaagaaaaaattcacATGCTGAGAAATTAAAGATAAATtgttaaaaaattactactgaaaaaataagagaataagttataaaatatttgataCACTTAaagtttcatttttatttttatatgaatataatgtagtaattatatattctttcTATACTATTAtacaattttatattttataaaaataagaaccTCATTTTTAACCTTTCtaaatcttcattttttctttttaaattcatgCACTTGTTGAAAATTCTTTTGTGTGTGCATATACTTTACAAcgtacaaaattttttttcttttttaatacattaaaatgcttttatattcttattaaaataaaagaagaaatatatatacttatatgtatatttaaatatatatgtacattatatatacatacacataaaaaaaaaaaaaaaaaaacatgcTTATTCatgttttaatataataaataatttttatattaatccttttgtttcttttatgtaaaatttttatgtttttggTTTTTTTTACCATATATGGTGTGTGCCTCTAAAATATTTTCGTTTTATGGATTTTAACAGAATTCCATATCATTAACagcaactttttttttttttttaaatatactgTAGTAAAAGtagaattattataatttataaaaaaaaaaaagtttaatatAAATTGCAACGATATATGTtccacaaaaaaaatttagtgaAATACAACCTTTTATTTTtcgattttttttaaaatattcaaaattttgttataatTGCTTTAATATGTATTGGTATattactctttttttttttttatataacaattttatatttttaattaacttttaaaaaataatatatatatatatatatattttttataatactaatatattttaatttttcttttttttcgcTTGAAATATGTAcacactttttttattttaaacagTTTtcgaatttttttaaaatttaatatgaacacatttttttttaaaatgtcaAAATATTAAGAAACATAGTGAACTATGAAGTATATTtattagtaaaaataaagtattgATGATAAAAGAATACGTTATCTATATTGATAAAtatttgtataaaaaaagattgattcttatttttagttTTGATATggagaaaaaatataaaagaaataaaactaaaaaatgccagaagatataaaatattattatgatataataaatagCAAATGGTGGTATTTTGATTTGCTATCAGGGGAATGGAAAGAGTATGAAGAAGAAtcaaattatgaaaattatgaaagtaataacaaatattataataataaagtagAGACAACAAAAGAATATTCAGATTCAATTAATGTACAATATTCAAatgtaaatgaaaatgatgaaaatattgatagtaataataacTCAGAAAAATGGaaagaattaaattataatatatctaataaaataaacaacaGTAATACacatataaagaaaaatcagGAATTATTAAACATATCGGAATCAATGAAAtcaaaaaattctttattttataattcagAAATGGTAGATACTAGAAagcaaaataaattatattcttcaaaaaataatataaaaaattctaactttgaaaaaaaattagatgatgaattattaaataaatatggtGAAAATTATgaggaaaataataatggaaTTAACGATGCAAGTAATTACCTAAATAACtatacaaataataatataacaaataacGACTTAAATACCCATGAAAATTactatgataataataatgaaagcaatattaattgttatgaaaatgataatgaaTATAGCTATGATggtatttataataatgtaCAATGTAAAGCTGAACCTGATCCAtatgataattataaaaataatgattattttaattacGAAGAGGgatattatgaaaatttatatgaacgtaataataatttaaattataatgataaatCAAGTGAAAATAAAGAGGAATTGGTTGGAACATCACTTATCCCCCCTCAACTAGAACAAAATAATTACAGTGAATTACTTGAAGCAAACGGAAACAACAATgatttacttttaaaaaatgaatcttCTAATAATACAAACAAAAGCTATGATGGTGAAACCGAGAATGCGcaagaaacaaaaattaaaaattcctCTGATTCAGCTGATTCAAATTGTTCAAATAACTCAAATAAATTAAGTGAAAGAATTAATAGCTTATTAAATCATTCTAATAGCAATTCTTCTTCCAAAAAGGATAGCTCAtctttaatagaaaaattatttagtcGTAGTTTTACAAGATCGGATCATTTCAATTCTCTTAATACTATAGAGAAGGTTAGCGAAGAAGGAAACGATGAACAAAAAGACGATAACAAAAATGATGATGAAAttgaaaagaaaatttcAAAAGTAAAATTTCAAGAAAtcaaagaatataaaaactcagaaaatgaagaaaaccatgaaaaagaaaaaggttCTGAAGATAATAAAGAATCGTTAGagaatgaaaatgataatacaGTAATACCATTCGTAAGAAGAGCAACAAGAACTCTTACATTTAAAAACCAAGGAGGCTTATCAGGTTGTTTAAAGGTTTtccaagaaaaaaaaaaagaattaatgtC
The sequence above is drawn from the Plasmodium relictum strain SGS1 genome assembly, chromosome: 14 genome and encodes:
- a CDS encoding CS domain protein, putative, with amino-acid sequence MAHEKHENMLMAIARDYNSIDDLIEMFLSFLENKTDYFHLMLNEDDIQTLSKKYEGHMLKNILNNNHCGFKAQTREECLIKLFKKHQLNYIIRKQPYVIENEEIKKKYIPNCDELIKLNNIKINEKKKEQKDKSNKEDEKATTTNLTHENHISTWNGGKTEKYYWNQSLNEINLEVLLNKEVKTNEINVEITNRNIKISHMNELKLEGKFYEEVNKQECMWSIEDKKKIIIFLEKKRENWWPCVIKGDPEIDTKKIESKKNLTDFDEKTQGEIRKFLHEQKLKNERMQSPDEIRKQNILKNALNGKGSPFK